The following coding sequences lie in one Cannabis sativa cultivar Pink pepper isolate KNU-18-1 chromosome 5, ASM2916894v1, whole genome shotgun sequence genomic window:
- the LOC115717181 gene encoding uncharacterized protein LOC115717181 isoform X2 — protein MLGDAMDFMEPKKKIVFVTVGTTCFDALVKTMDTQVVKEELFRRGYTHLLIQMGRGSYVPTKSGGNGSLAVDYFTFSSSIADHLRSASLVISHAGSGSIFETLRLGKPLIVVVNEDLMDNHQTELAEELANRKHLYYARPQTLNQIIKDMNLDLLVPYHSGDATPVAKLVNRFLGFPDDC, from the exons ATG CTGGGAGATGCTATGGATTTCATGGAGCCTAAGAAGAAGATAGTATTTGTGACTGTGGGAACAACTTGTTTTGATGCTCTTGTCAAAACAATGGACACTCAAGTAGTTAAAGAAGAGCTATTTAGAAGAGGGTATACCCACCTTCTCATCCAAATGGGCCGTGGCTCTTATGTCCCCACTAAG AGTGGAGGAAATGGTTCACTAGCTGTAGACTACTTTACTTTTTCATCAAGCATTGCAGATCATTTGAGGTCTGCATCACTTGTGATAAGTCATGCAG GGTCAGGAAGCATATTCGAGACATTGCGTCTCGGCAAACCCTTAATTGTTGTGGTGAATGAGGACTTAATGGACAATCATCAAACCGAATTAGCCGAAGAACTAGCAAATAGGAAGCATTTATACTATGCTCGCCCTCAAACACTAAATCAGATAATCAAAGACATGAACTTGGATTTACTTGTCCCTTACCATTCAGGTGATGCCACTCCTGTAGCAAAGCTAGTCAACAGGTTTCTAGGATTTCCTGATGATTGTTGA
- the LOC115717181 gene encoding uncharacterized protein LOC115717181 isoform X1 codes for MIHNQLGDAMDFMEPKKKIVFVTVGTTCFDALVKTMDTQVVKEELFRRGYTHLLIQMGRGSYVPTKSGGNGSLAVDYFTFSSSIADHLRSASLVISHAGSGSIFETLRLGKPLIVVVNEDLMDNHQTELAEELANRKHLYYARPQTLNQIIKDMNLDLLVPYHSGDATPVAKLVNRFLGFPDDC; via the exons ATG aTACATAATCAGCTGGGAGATGCTATGGATTTCATGGAGCCTAAGAAGAAGATAGTATTTGTGACTGTGGGAACAACTTGTTTTGATGCTCTTGTCAAAACAATGGACACTCAAGTAGTTAAAGAAGAGCTATTTAGAAGAGGGTATACCCACCTTCTCATCCAAATGGGCCGTGGCTCTTATGTCCCCACTAAG AGTGGAGGAAATGGTTCACTAGCTGTAGACTACTTTACTTTTTCATCAAGCATTGCAGATCATTTGAGGTCTGCATCACTTGTGATAAGTCATGCAG GGTCAGGAAGCATATTCGAGACATTGCGTCTCGGCAAACCCTTAATTGTTGTGGTGAATGAGGACTTAATGGACAATCATCAAACCGAATTAGCCGAAGAACTAGCAAATAGGAAGCATTTATACTATGCTCGCCCTCAAACACTAAATCAGATAATCAAAGACATGAACTTGGATTTACTTGTCCCTTACCATTCAGGTGATGCCACTCCTGTAGCAAAGCTAGTCAACAGGTTTCTAGGATTTCCTGATGATTGTTGA
- the LOC115717181 gene encoding uncharacterized protein LOC115717181 isoform X3, producing MDFMEPKKKIVFVTVGTTCFDALVKTMDTQVVKEELFRRGYTHLLIQMGRGSYVPTKSGGNGSLAVDYFTFSSSIADHLRSASLVISHAGSGSIFETLRLGKPLIVVVNEDLMDNHQTELAEELANRKHLYYARPQTLNQIIKDMNLDLLVPYHSGDATPVAKLVNRFLGFPDDC from the exons ATGGATTTCATGGAGCCTAAGAAGAAGATAGTATTTGTGACTGTGGGAACAACTTGTTTTGATGCTCTTGTCAAAACAATGGACACTCAAGTAGTTAAAGAAGAGCTATTTAGAAGAGGGTATACCCACCTTCTCATCCAAATGGGCCGTGGCTCTTATGTCCCCACTAAG AGTGGAGGAAATGGTTCACTAGCTGTAGACTACTTTACTTTTTCATCAAGCATTGCAGATCATTTGAGGTCTGCATCACTTGTGATAAGTCATGCAG GGTCAGGAAGCATATTCGAGACATTGCGTCTCGGCAAACCCTTAATTGTTGTGGTGAATGAGGACTTAATGGACAATCATCAAACCGAATTAGCCGAAGAACTAGCAAATAGGAAGCATTTATACTATGCTCGCCCTCAAACACTAAATCAGATAATCAAAGACATGAACTTGGATTTACTTGTCCCTTACCATTCAGGTGATGCCACTCCTGTAGCAAAGCTAGTCAACAGGTTTCTAGGATTTCCTGATGATTGTTGA